A DNA window from Natronogracilivirga saccharolytica contains the following coding sequences:
- the topA gene encoding type I DNA topoisomerase, translated as MKSLIIVESPTKAKTIKKFLPKHMSVDSCNGHIRDLPASAKEIPAKLKKNKWANLGIDLDNNYEPLYVIPPTKKKTVTRLKKLIKESDELILATDEDREGEGISWHIKDELKPKIPVKRMVFHEITEEAINKALKEFRDINMDLVDAQEARRIIDRLAGYTISPLLWKKIGPGLSAGRVQSVAVQLLVNRERERMKFRSGSYWDLKAVLNTSAENEQRDFEAEMTHLDDKRLAAGKDFDESTGKLKKPDKVVLLGGEEAGSLKDDLKKAKWTVSDIETKPQKRSPAPPFITSTLQQEANRKFGYSARDTMRIAQKLYEEGYITYMRTDSTNLSGQALNAARAAVESMYGEDYLSPSVRSFSGKSKGAQEAHEAIRPAGNTFRTPSDTPLSGREAKLYDLIWKRTMATQMAEARLEFTNVTIHATTEQSKATFRATGKKVLFPGFFRAYVEGSDDPDAMIEDRDKILPEMQKDQNIHCRDVVPVQHETKPPARFTEASLVKQLEKDGVGRPSTYATIIGTIMERDYVRKESNALVPTFTAFAVTELLEKHFPDLVDEQFTSEMEQRLDDIASGKEDRVNYLKSYYEGDNGLKNIVEKQESRIDPQEARHIELPVEGLNGMRVLLGRFGPYVQAKKEDGQEIMSSIPEGMSPADISADKLKKLIESTEHGPESLGRDPETGEDVFVLTGRYGPYVQLGEAKNNEKGKKPKRTSLPRGMNMEDVDLETALKLLSLPRSLGEHPETGKDVKAGIGRFGPYVVHDGTFQSLSKDDNILDIGLDRALELLKQKAQKKSRKTSSVVKDMGEHPETGENIQIMTGRYGPYVKYGKKNISIPRHKDAESIDMGSVLDLIKQKVG; from the coding sequence ATGAAGTCGCTCATAATTGTTGAATCGCCGACCAAGGCCAAGACCATAAAAAAGTTTCTCCCAAAGCACATGTCTGTGGATTCGTGCAATGGTCATATACGTGATTTGCCTGCCTCGGCGAAGGAGATTCCGGCAAAGCTGAAAAAAAACAAATGGGCCAACCTCGGAATCGATCTCGACAATAATTATGAGCCGCTGTATGTCATTCCGCCGACCAAGAAAAAAACGGTGACCAGACTCAAGAAACTGATAAAAGAGTCGGATGAGTTGATACTGGCAACGGATGAGGACCGGGAAGGAGAAGGTATTTCATGGCACATCAAAGATGAACTGAAACCGAAAATACCCGTCAAGCGGATGGTGTTCCATGAAATTACCGAAGAGGCCATAAACAAGGCTCTTAAGGAGTTCCGGGATATTAACATGGACCTGGTGGATGCGCAGGAAGCCAGAAGGATCATTGACCGACTTGCCGGATACACCATATCCCCGCTGTTATGGAAAAAAATCGGTCCCGGTCTTTCAGCAGGACGGGTTCAGTCCGTGGCCGTTCAGCTGCTGGTAAATCGTGAACGTGAACGGATGAAGTTCCGCAGCGGCAGCTACTGGGATCTCAAGGCTGTTCTGAACACATCCGCAGAAAATGAGCAGCGGGATTTTGAAGCGGAGATGACTCATCTTGATGACAAACGCCTGGCGGCTGGTAAGGACTTTGATGAATCAACCGGCAAGCTTAAAAAGCCCGACAAAGTAGTACTGCTCGGAGGTGAAGAGGCCGGCTCATTGAAAGATGATCTAAAAAAAGCGAAGTGGACGGTCAGCGATATAGAAACCAAGCCTCAAAAACGCTCACCGGCGCCTCCCTTCATTACCTCCACCCTGCAGCAGGAAGCAAACCGGAAATTCGGTTATTCCGCAAGAGATACTATGCGTATTGCCCAGAAGCTGTACGAAGAGGGTTATATAACCTACATGCGTACGGATTCCACCAACCTGTCCGGTCAGGCATTAAATGCAGCAAGAGCTGCAGTGGAAAGTATGTATGGTGAAGATTATCTGAGCCCAAGCGTGAGATCCTTCTCGGGAAAATCAAAAGGAGCTCAGGAAGCGCACGAAGCGATCCGTCCGGCTGGAAACACCTTTCGCACACCCTCAGACACCCCTTTAAGCGGACGCGAAGCAAAGCTTTACGATCTTATATGGAAAAGAACCATGGCAACCCAGATGGCCGAGGCCAGGCTGGAATTCACCAATGTGACCATACATGCCACGACTGAGCAGTCGAAGGCAACCTTCCGGGCTACTGGCAAGAAAGTGCTATTCCCGGGATTTTTCCGAGCTTACGTTGAGGGAAGTGATGATCCTGATGCAATGATTGAGGATCGCGACAAGATTCTGCCGGAAATGCAGAAAGATCAGAATATTCACTGTCGTGATGTGGTGCCGGTTCAGCATGAAACCAAGCCGCCGGCCCGATTTACCGAAGCAAGTCTTGTGAAGCAGCTTGAAAAAGACGGCGTAGGCAGGCCAAGCACCTATGCCACGATTATTGGAACTATTATGGAGCGTGACTATGTGAGAAAGGAGAGCAATGCCCTGGTGCCCACCTTCACGGCATTTGCCGTCACAGAGTTGCTTGAAAAACACTTTCCTGATCTGGTTGACGAACAGTTTACTTCAGAAATGGAGCAGAGGCTCGACGATATAGCTTCCGGCAAGGAAGACCGGGTTAATTACCTGAAGTCGTACTACGAAGGAGATAACGGGCTGAAAAACATTGTTGAAAAACAGGAGTCGCGCATTGATCCTCAGGAGGCGAGACATATTGAACTTCCTGTTGAAGGGCTCAATGGAATGCGTGTTCTGCTGGGCAGGTTCGGTCCGTACGTCCAGGCCAAAAAGGAGGACGGGCAGGAGATCATGTCATCCATACCGGAAGGCATGTCACCGGCTGACATCAGTGCGGATAAACTTAAGAAGCTGATCGAAAGCACCGAGCATGGACCTGAAAGTCTTGGCAGGGATCCAGAGACAGGGGAAGATGTTTTTGTCCTTACAGGTCGGTACGGCCCCTATGTTCAGCTTGGTGAGGCCAAGAACAATGAAAAGGGGAAAAAGCCGAAGCGGACATCACTCCCGCGGGGTATGAATATGGAGGATGTTGATCTTGAAACGGCGCTTAAGCTGCTCTCCCTTCCGCGATCACTTGGTGAGCACCCTGAAACCGGGAAGGATGTAAAAGCCGGTATCGGACGTTTTGGTCCGTATGTTGTACACGACGGCACCTTCCAGTCTCTGTCCAAAGATGATAATATTCTTGATATCGGACTTGACCGCGCTCTCGAGTTGCTGAAGCAGAAGGCCCAGAAAAAAAGCCGAAAGACATCATCGGTGGTCAAGGATATGGGAGAACATCCGGAAACAGGTGAAAATATTCAGATTATGACCGGGCGGTACGGGCCTTATGTCAAGTATGGGAAAAAGAACATCAGCATTCCCAGGCACAAGGATGCAGAATCAATTGATATGGGCTCGGTTCTTGACTTAATCAAACAAAAAGTTGGATAA